The Phycisphaeraceae bacterium genome has a window encoding:
- the murA gene encoding UDP-N-acetylglucosamine 1-carboxyvinyltransferase, which yields MDAFRIQGGTRLAGRIAVDGSKNAALPLMAAALLTDEPITLRRVPDLSDIANMSRLLDELGCAASGTHGTITLRTQDTSATRARYDIVKTMRASICVLGPLLARRGRAEISMPGGCVFGDRPVDLHLRGLEALGAKVELQSGYIIATADRLRGNTIFLGGPMGPTVLGTANVMSAAALAEGTTIIESAACEPEIVCLAELLNAMGARIRGAGSPRIIIEGVEQLGGADHVVIPDRIVAGTYAIAAAITNGDVTIDDYPLDSMIAFLDRMNEIGVNFERVNLDEDPRCCTVRVTSQRVLRPVTITTQPHPGFPTDLQAQMMALLCLASGNSIITEKIYTERFMHVAELGRMGARLYRQGPTVIVQGVPHLVGAPVMASDLRGSACLVLAGLAAQGETVVSRVYHLDRGYSRMDETLALLGARIERFNPDRREDGVGAGVAHEVAAGV from the coding sequence ATGGACGCATTTCGGATTCAGGGAGGAACCCGGCTCGCGGGCCGGATCGCGGTGGACGGCTCCAAGAACGCGGCGCTGCCCCTGATGGCGGCCGCTCTGCTCACGGATGAGCCGATCACCCTGCGCCGCGTACCCGACCTGTCGGACATCGCCAACATGTCCCGCCTGCTCGACGAGCTGGGCTGCGCCGCATCCGGGACGCACGGCACCATCACGCTGCGAACGCAGGACACCAGCGCCACCCGCGCCCGGTACGACATCGTGAAGACCATGCGGGCCAGCATCTGCGTCCTCGGGCCACTGCTGGCCCGGCGCGGAAGGGCGGAGATCTCCATGCCCGGCGGCTGCGTGTTCGGCGACCGACCCGTGGACCTGCATCTGCGCGGGCTGGAGGCCCTTGGCGCCAAGGTCGAACTGCAGAGCGGCTACATCATCGCCACCGCCGACCGCCTGCGGGGCAACACCATCTTCCTGGGCGGACCGATGGGTCCCACGGTGCTGGGCACCGCCAACGTGATGAGCGCGGCCGCCCTGGCCGAGGGAACCACCATCATCGAGTCCGCCGCCTGCGAGCCGGAGATCGTGTGCCTCGCGGAACTTCTCAACGCCATGGGCGCGAGGATTCGGGGCGCGGGCTCGCCGCGCATCATCATCGAGGGGGTGGAGCAGCTGGGAGGGGCTGATCACGTCGTCATTCCCGACCGCATCGTGGCGGGCACCTACGCCATCGCCGCCGCCATCACCAACGGCGACGTCACCATCGACGACTACCCGCTGGACAGCATGATCGCCTTCCTCGACCGAATGAACGAGATCGGGGTGAACTTCGAGCGCGTGAACCTGGACGAAGACCCGCGCTGCTGCACCGTGCGCGTGACCAGTCAGCGCGTGCTGCGGCCCGTCACCATCACCACGCAGCCGCACCCCGGCTTCCCCACCGATCTGCAGGCCCAGATGATGGCCCTGCTCTGCCTGGCCAGCGGCAACAGCATCATCACCGAGAAGATCTACACCGAGCGATTCATGCACGTGGCCGAGCTGGGCCGCATGGGCGCCCGGCTCTATCGCCAGGGTCCGACGGTCATCGTGCAGGGAGTGCCGCACCTGGTGGGCGCGCCGGTGATGGCCAGCGACCTGAGGGGGAGCGCGTGCCTCGTTCTCGCCGGACTGGCCGCCCAGGGGGAGACGGTCGTCAGCCGCGTCTACCACCTCGACCGGGGCTACTCGCGCATGGATGAGACGCTGGCCCTGCTGGGCGCGAGGATCGAGCGTTTCAACCCCGACCGCCGGGAGGACGGCGTGGGAGCGGGGGTCGCCCACGAGGTCGCCGCGGGCGTGTGA
- a CDS encoding 4Fe-4S binding protein, translating into MRATPILPAPAPADRPRSFGRRRAGCLIAVHLLIAAHIVHWRLAGRTLAPLELNEVVYTLELGILTAGFVFMVLITLSVLLFGRFFCSWGCHILALQDLCAWLLEKVHIRPKPVRSRAMLLTPLGVMGLMFLWPTAQRLLAGEPLPTWRVMRPEDPWGSFVTDDFWRNLPGPWIAGLTFLICGFVIVYALGSRSFCRYGCPYGAVFGLMDRLAPGRIVARGDCSQCGACTAACQSHIRVHSELTVFGRVVDPQCLKDLDCVAACPEGAIGYGIAAPALFASWKRGAVRRPRADYSWGEELAIAAIIVLGVLIFRGLYDALPLLLSVALATLLAWIALTTWRVIGGVPVRAVRLTLARQGAVTLAGWGWLTGAFMVLLLTLHSASMRLHEVALNRAYDATEQALARGDEPAAERHAATGVGHALALHRWGLIRPDGLLLRTASLLEWTPHPRLAEPFLRELIDRGAHEPEARLRLAALLARDRRSAQAIEQLELARRLIPAMPRETGERYQQRLDQVAAMIADTPEYSPGGGAG; encoded by the coding sequence ATGCGTGCGACGCCGATACTCCCTGCCCCCGCGCCCGCCGACCGACCGCGATCGTTTGGTCGGCGGCGCGCGGGGTGTCTGATCGCGGTTCACCTGCTCATCGCGGCTCACATCGTCCACTGGCGTCTGGCCGGGCGCACCCTGGCCCCGCTGGAACTGAACGAGGTCGTGTACACGCTGGAGCTCGGCATCCTCACCGCCGGGTTCGTGTTCATGGTGCTCATCACGCTGTCCGTGCTGCTGTTCGGACGGTTCTTCTGCTCGTGGGGCTGCCACATTCTGGCCCTTCAGGACCTGTGCGCCTGGCTGCTGGAGAAGGTCCACATCCGCCCCAAGCCGGTGCGCTCCCGCGCCATGCTGCTCACACCGCTGGGGGTGATGGGGCTGATGTTCCTCTGGCCGACGGCGCAGCGTCTGCTCGCCGGTGAGCCCCTGCCCACCTGGCGCGTGATGCGGCCTGAAGACCCGTGGGGCTCGTTCGTCACCGACGACTTCTGGCGCAACCTGCCCGGACCGTGGATCGCGGGGCTGACGTTCCTCATCTGCGGCTTCGTGATCGTGTACGCGCTGGGGTCGCGCTCGTTCTGCCGCTACGGCTGCCCGTACGGCGCGGTCTTCGGGCTGATGGACCGCCTGGCCCCGGGGCGCATCGTGGCGCGGGGCGACTGCTCCCAGTGCGGCGCCTGCACCGCCGCGTGCCAGTCGCACATCCGGGTGCATTCGGAGTTGACGGTTTTCGGCCGCGTGGTGGACCCGCAGTGTCTGAAGGACCTGGACTGCGTCGCCGCCTGTCCGGAGGGGGCGATCGGCTACGGTATCGCTGCGCCGGCGCTCTTCGCCTCGTGGAAGCGCGGCGCCGTGCGCCGCCCGCGCGCGGATTATTCCTGGGGCGAGGAACTGGCCATCGCCGCGATCATCGTGCTCGGCGTGCTGATCTTCCGCGGGCTGTACGACGCCCTGCCGCTGCTGCTTTCGGTGGCGCTGGCCACGCTGCTGGCGTGGATCGCCCTCACCACCTGGCGCGTGATCGGCGGCGTGCCGGTGCGCGCCGTCCGGCTGACGCTGGCGCGACAGGGCGCGGTCACGCTGGCCGGCTGGGGCTGGCTGACCGGGGCTTTCATGGTGCTGCTGCTCACGCTGCACAGCGCCTCGATGCGGCTGCACGAGGTCGCCCTGAACCGCGCCTACGACGCCACTGAGCAGGCCCTGGCGCGGGGGGATGAACCGGCGGCGGAGCGCCACGCCGCCACGGGTGTCGGCCACGCCCTGGCGCTCCACCGCTGGGGGCTGATCCGCCCGGACGGGCTGCTGCTGCGGACGGCATCGCTGCTGGAGTGGACGCCGCATCCCCGCCTCGCCGAGCCGTTCCTGCGTGAACTCATCGATCGGGGCGCCCACGAGCCCGAGGCCCGCCTGCGGCTTGCGGCGCTGCTGGCGCGGGATCGCCGCTCCGCTCAGGCCATCGAGCAGCTGGAGTTGGCGAGGCGATTGATCCCGGCGATGCCGCGGGAAACCGGCGAGCGATACCAGCAGCGACTCGACCAGGTGGCTGCGATGATCGCCGACACGCCGGAATACTCGCCCGGCGGAGGCGCTGGGTGA
- a CDS encoding DUF1552 domain-containing protein: protein MTHRPIHRDGRVQINRRTVLRGVGAAMALPLLEAMTPLARLAQAAADPLGASGVAGGSQAVPRLCYIFFPNGVHYEDWKPIGSGRDYTLSPLLEPLARHRDDMLIISGLAHHNAKALGDGPGDHARSAACFLTGAHPVKTAGADIEAGVSVDQVAARALEGRTRFASLELGCEPAMQSGNCDSGYSCAYSSNISWRTPNTPNLKEINPRLVFERLFMLGDENESPQHRTERIARRRSILDYVRDDARKLERKLGDRDRRKLEEYFDSVRAIETRVEQAERLRDDPDAIAGFPRPTGTPRDYREHLDLMADLMVLALRLDLTRVCTFMIANEGSNRPFPFLNIADGHHHLSHHGGDGGMVEKIRQINRFQSEAFARVLDKFKQVKDETDPEGASLLDSTMIVWGGAISDGNRHNHDQLPVIVAGGRRCGVELGEHRVLKHETPMCNLHLGMLRRMGLDTPSFGDSNGVL from the coding sequence ATGACCCATCGCCCCATCCATCGTGACGGCCGCGTCCAGATCAACCGCCGCACCGTGCTGCGCGGCGTGGGGGCGGCCATGGCCCTGCCCCTGCTGGAAGCGATGACGCCGCTGGCACGCCTGGCCCAGGCCGCCGCGGATCCGCTTGGCGCGTCCGGGGTCGCGGGCGGGTCGCAAGCAGTCCCGCGTCTCTGCTACATCTTCTTCCCCAACGGCGTGCATTACGAGGACTGGAAACCCATTGGCTCAGGCCGCGACTACACCCTCTCCCCGCTGCTTGAGCCGCTGGCCCGCCACAGGGATGACATGCTCATCATCTCCGGGCTGGCGCACCACAACGCCAAGGCGCTGGGCGACGGACCGGGCGATCATGCCCGCTCGGCGGCGTGCTTCCTGACCGGGGCGCACCCCGTCAAGACCGCTGGGGCGGATATCGAAGCCGGTGTCAGCGTCGATCAGGTCGCCGCCAGGGCGCTCGAAGGGCGCACCCGCTTCGCCTCGCTCGAGCTGGGCTGCGAGCCGGCCATGCAATCGGGCAACTGCGACTCGGGCTATTCCTGCGCCTACTCCTCCAACATCTCCTGGCGCACGCCCAATACGCCCAACCTCAAGGAGATCAACCCGCGCCTGGTCTTCGAGCGGCTCTTCATGCTGGGCGATGAGAATGAATCGCCCCAGCACCGCACCGAGCGCATCGCCCGCCGCAGGAGCATTCTCGACTACGTGCGCGACGACGCCCGCAAACTGGAGCGCAAACTGGGCGACCGCGACCGCCGCAAACTCGAGGAATACTTCGACAGCGTGCGCGCCATCGAAACCCGCGTGGAGCAGGCGGAGCGGCTCCGCGACGACCCGGACGCCATCGCCGGCTTCCCGCGCCCCACCGGCACGCCGCGCGACTACCGCGAACACCTGGACCTGATGGCCGACCTGATGGTGCTCGCTCTGCGGCTGGACCTGACGCGGGTCTGCACCTTCATGATCGCCAACGAGGGCTCCAACCGGCCCTTCCCCTTCCTCAACATCGCCGACGGGCACCATCACCTCTCGCACCACGGCGGGGACGGCGGCATGGTCGAGAAGATCCGCCAGATCAACCGCTTCCAGAGCGAGGCCTTCGCCCGCGTGCTCGACAAGTTCAAGCAGGTGAAGGATGAGACCGACCCGGAAGGCGCCTCGCTGCTCGACTCGACCATGATCGTCTGGGGCGGGGCCATCAGCGACGGCAACCGCCACAACCACGACCAGCTCCCCGTCATCGTGGCCGGAGGCCGCCGGTGCGGTGTGGAACTGGGCGAGCACCGCGTGCTCAAACACGAGACGCCCATGTGCAACCTGCACCTGGGGATGCTGCGGCGGATGGGGCTGGACACGCCGTCGTTCGGGGATAGCAACGGCGTTCTGTAG
- a CDS encoding DUF1592 domain-containing protein, whose translation MKKSRKIPLATTFTLAMLTGGTSFAQGAGAATNDALATLLEASCLSCHQPPRPKGRVDLKALLSVEPDSIDLRTLRSLRNVLVHGDMPPEGEPRPDPAHLAAAVIMLDDLIRARAAAPVDGPVDPGRVVMRRLNRVEYANTIRDLLGVDFDAARFLPADEVGHGFDVIGDVLTMPPLLLEKYFDAAERIASEAFPDPLPETPQVRRVPAGELRVDGRGASLRGGVQHLSTNATVIARHDFPMNGLYRITIEAAGQQAGPEPVKIALQVDGRAVRTFDVPNPLDAPGAFTAEVVVNAGARRLGAAFTNDYYKADDPDPRNRDRNAAIIAISIEGPLDAGVGGAAQRAAANRDALRQRDPERWVRDTVARLATSAFRRPVSQADVKDLLDVAGTEGTPESRVRTAVTAMLVSPRFLYRPEPSSGRPRDLDGYELATRLSYFLWSSGPDEELLKAAGSGELNSPQGLEQHATRLLADPRSIALAENFATQWLQIRDLPQRSPDPARFPGVDASLLSAMQAETILLFDAVLRENRSVRDLLACDFTFLNERLARHYGIPGVRGEHMRRVRLPRGMTGGVIAHAGVLTATSNPTRTSPVKRGKWVLEALLDDAPPPPPPGADSFEAARDKTRARTVREVLAQHRADPNCSVCHRRMDALGFALEHFDPVGRYRATDSGLPVDSLGELPDGRTLRGMDDLQKLLLTDQAYLRSLARHLLTYALGRGVMDADEPLVARLVEALEQEPTVASLVRAIVRSDAFRRGGGERSGG comes from the coding sequence ATGAAGAAATCACGGAAGATTCCGTTGGCCACGACCTTCACGCTGGCGATGCTGACCGGCGGGACTTCGTTCGCGCAAGGCGCGGGCGCGGCGACGAACGACGCACTGGCGACGCTTCTCGAAGCGAGCTGCCTCTCGTGTCATCAGCCGCCACGCCCGAAGGGCCGAGTTGATCTCAAGGCCCTGCTGTCGGTTGAACCCGACTCGATCGACCTCAGGACGCTTCGTTCACTGCGGAATGTTCTGGTGCATGGCGACATGCCGCCAGAGGGTGAGCCGCGCCCCGACCCGGCGCACCTGGCCGCGGCGGTCATCATGCTGGATGACCTGATCCGCGCCCGCGCGGCCGCCCCCGTCGATGGACCCGTCGACCCGGGCCGCGTGGTGATGCGGCGGCTCAACCGCGTGGAGTACGCCAACACCATCCGCGACCTGCTGGGCGTGGACTTCGACGCGGCGCGGTTCCTGCCGGCGGACGAAGTCGGCCACGGCTTCGACGTGATCGGCGATGTGCTCACCATGCCGCCCCTGCTGCTGGAAAAGTACTTCGACGCGGCGGAGCGCATCGCCTCCGAGGCGTTTCCCGATCCGCTGCCCGAGACGCCTCAGGTCCGCCGCGTGCCCGCCGGCGAGTTGCGCGTCGATGGGCGCGGGGCGTCGCTGCGCGGCGGCGTGCAGCACCTGTCCACCAACGCCACGGTGATCGCGCGGCATGACTTTCCGATGAACGGGCTGTATCGCATCACCATCGAGGCCGCAGGTCAGCAGGCCGGTCCCGAACCGGTCAAGATCGCCCTGCAGGTGGACGGCCGCGCCGTCAGGACGTTCGACGTGCCCAACCCGCTCGATGCGCCTGGCGCGTTCACCGCCGAGGTGGTGGTCAACGCGGGCGCTCGCCGCCTCGGGGCGGCATTCACCAATGACTACTACAAGGCGGATGACCCCGATCCGCGCAACCGCGACCGCAACGCGGCGATCATCGCCATCAGCATCGAGGGTCCGCTCGACGCCGGCGTGGGCGGGGCCGCCCAGCGCGCCGCCGCCAACCGCGACGCACTGCGCCAGCGCGACCCGGAACGATGGGTGCGCGACACCGTCGCCCGGCTGGCGACCAGCGCCTTCCGCCGCCCGGTCTCGCAGGCCGACGTGAAGGATCTGCTCGACGTGGCCGGAACCGAGGGCACGCCCGAGTCGCGCGTGCGCACCGCGGTGACGGCGATGCTCGTCTCGCCGCGATTCCTCTATCGCCCGGAGCCCAGCAGCGGGCGGCCGCGCGATCTGGACGGCTACGAACTGGCGACGCGGCTCTCGTACTTCCTGTGGAGCAGCGGACCGGATGAGGAACTGCTCAAGGCCGCCGGCTCGGGGGAACTGAACTCGCCGCAGGGGCTGGAGCAGCACGCGACGCGCCTGCTGGCGGACCCGCGCTCGATCGCCCTGGCGGAGAACTTCGCCACTCAGTGGCTGCAGATCCGCGACCTGCCGCAGCGCTCGCCCGACCCGGCGCGTTTTCCGGGTGTGGATGCGTCGCTGCTGAGCGCCATGCAGGCGGAGACGATCCTGCTCTTCGACGCCGTGCTGCGCGAGAACCGCAGCGTGCGCGACCTGCTCGCCTGCGACTTCACCTTCCTCAACGAGCGGCTGGCCAGGCACTACGGCATCCCCGGCGTGCGCGGCGAGCACATGCGCCGCGTGCGGCTGCCGCGCGGCATGACGGGCGGCGTCATCGCCCACGCGGGCGTGCTCACCGCCACCAGCAACCCCACGCGCACGAGCCCGGTGAAGCGCGGCAAGTGGGTGCTGGAAGCCCTGCTGGATGACGCCCCACCGCCCCCGCCCCCCGGCGCCGACAGTTTCGAGGCGGCCAGGGACAAGACCCGGGCCCGCACCGTGCGCGAGGTGCTGGCCCAGCACCGCGCCGACCCCAACTGCTCCGTCTGCCACCGACGCATGGACGCCCTGGGCTTCGCGCTGGAGCACTTCGACCCCGTGGGACGCTACCGCGCCACCGACAGCGGACTTCCCGTCGATTCGCTGGGCGAACTGCCCGACGGGCGGACCCTGCGCGGCATGGATGACCTGCAGAAACTCCTGCTCACCGATCAGGCCTATCTTCGTTCGCTGGCCAGACACCTGCTTACCTACGCGCTGGGGCGCGGCGTGATGGATGCGGATGAGCCGCTCGTCGCGCGCCTGGTCGAAGCGCTGGAGCAGGAGCCGACGGTCGCCTCGCTCGTGCGCGCGATCGTGCGGTCCGATGCCTTCCGCCGAGGCGGCGGGGAGAGGAGCGGCGGATGA
- a CDS encoding 1-deoxy-D-xylulose-5-phosphate reductoisomerase gives MPHHGSTSPRRLIVLGSTGSIGVNTLAAVEHLHARTPHRFEVVGLAAGRNESLALEQASRFNVGAVAIADGDGSAGRGSYHGRTMFAGPDAARDLIESTARPGDLVVGAMVGSAGLPAILAAIERGCDIALANKETLVAAGEIVMPLVRAKGINLLPVDSEHSAIFQCLQAGRSTDEVARVVLTASGGPFRTRGAEETYRATVEEALRHPTWNMGAKVTIDSATLMNKALEVIEAHHLFGLEPGRIEAIVHPQSIVHSFVEFRDGSVFAQLSPPDMKSPIQYALTWPHRAEGCSRRLDWGAFRSLAFEPVDHDRFPAIRMAWEVIRRGGAAGAVFNAANEAAVGAFLDRRIPFGRIFELVAMTLQALPAAPVCSLNDVMRADDLARRHVDRLVEEAAEHVPSAGC, from the coding sequence ATGCCACACCACGGTTCCACATCCCCCCGTCGTCTCATCGTTCTCGGCTCCACGGGATCGATCGGCGTCAATACGCTGGCGGCGGTGGAGCATCTGCACGCCCGCACGCCGCATCGCTTCGAGGTGGTCGGGCTGGCTGCGGGGCGGAACGAGTCGCTGGCGCTGGAGCAGGCGTCGCGGTTCAACGTGGGCGCGGTGGCGATCGCCGATGGCGACGGAAGCGCGGGTCGAGGCAGTTACCACGGGCGGACCATGTTCGCCGGTCCGGACGCGGCGCGGGATCTGATCGAGTCGACCGCCCGTCCAGGCGACCTCGTCGTCGGCGCCATGGTGGGCAGCGCGGGGTTGCCGGCGATTCTCGCCGCCATCGAGCGCGGCTGCGACATCGCGCTGGCCAACAAGGAGACGCTGGTCGCCGCGGGCGAGATCGTCATGCCCCTGGTCCGCGCCAAGGGAATCAACCTGCTGCCCGTCGATTCGGAGCACAGCGCCATCTTCCAGTGCCTGCAGGCGGGGCGAAGCACCGACGAGGTCGCCCGCGTGGTGCTCACCGCCTCGGGCGGACCATTCCGCACGCGCGGGGCGGAGGAAACGTACCGCGCCACGGTGGAAGAGGCGCTGCGGCACCCTACGTGGAACATGGGCGCCAAGGTGACGATCGACTCGGCCACGCTGATGAACAAGGCCCTGGAAGTCATCGAAGCGCATCACCTCTTCGGGCTTGAGCCCGGGCGCATCGAGGCGATCGTTCACCCGCAATCCATCGTGCATTCATTCGTCGAGTTCCGCGATGGTTCGGTCTTCGCGCAGCTCAGCCCGCCCGACATGAAATCGCCGATCCAGTACGCGCTCACGTGGCCCCATCGCGCCGAGGGATGCTCGCGCCGGCTCGACTGGGGCGCGTTCCGATCATTGGCCTTCGAGCCGGTGGATCACGATCGCTTCCCCGCCATTCGCATGGCCTGGGAGGTGATCCGCCGGGGAGGCGCCGCCGGGGCGGTCTTCAACGCCGCCAACGAAGCGGCGGTCGGCGCGTTTCTCGATCGTCGCATCCCGTTCGGACGCATCTTCGAACTGGTGGCGATGACGCTCCAAGCCCTGCCCGCGGCGCCCGTGTGCTCGCTGAACGATGTGATGCGGGCGGACGATCTGGCGCGACGACACGTCGATCGACTGGTGGAAGAGGCGGCCGAGCATGTGCCGAGCGCCGGGTGCTGA
- a CDS encoding MmcQ/YjbR family DNA-binding protein codes for MTADAFRRLALALPDTIESAHMGHPDFRVPASKGRIFASLGPPDGPRGRTTWAMVKLGPAQQAAAIASHPEALAPASGAWGRQGCTIITLSKARQGLVRGLLQTAWRAAAPKRLVEAIDEQEAEMR; via the coding sequence ATGACCGCCGATGCCTTTCGACGCCTGGCTCTCGCCCTTCCAGACACGATCGAATCCGCCCACATGGGTCACCCGGATTTTCGCGTCCCGGCGTCCAAGGGTCGGATCTTCGCCTCACTGGGTCCGCCCGATGGACCCCGGGGGCGCACCACCTGGGCGATGGTGAAACTCGGCCCCGCGCAACAGGCCGCCGCCATCGCCAGTCACCCGGAGGCGCTCGCTCCCGCCAGCGGCGCGTGGGGACGTCAGGGATGCACGATCATTACGCTGTCGAAAGCCCGGCAAGGGCTTGTCCGCGGGCTTCTTCAGACCGCCTGGCGCGCCGCCGCGCCGAAGCGGCTGGTGGAGGCGATCGACGAGCAGGAGGCGGAGATGCGATGA
- a CDS encoding pyruvate, phosphate dikinase: protein MPAGTIDRPRSRKSNVSSASGALAAPAKMCYSFGRLKTEGKGDQKKLLGGKGANLAEMSSIGLPVPPGFTITTDVCAAYYANGERLPAGLMDEVRSCIALLEKETGKTFGSNENPLLVSVRSGAAVSMPGMMDTVLNLGLTDDALAGLIHATGNVRFAYDAYRRLINMFGDVVMGVHHDHFEEAFDRVKRKYGAKEDTDVPIEGMQQLCEAYKKVYRDHVGEPFPQDPYRQLELSIEAVFKSWNAPRAIAYRRINEISGLNGTAVNVQTMVFGNMGQDSGTGVAFTRNPSTGDNTFYGEFLINAQGEDVVAGIRTPQPVAEMPRWNKQVHKQLLEIKDILEKHYREMQDIEFTIERGTLYMLQTRTGKRTGAAAVKIAVDMVKEGLIDEKLALKRIPANDLTQLLLPSFSESDKKGATVLAKGLPASPGAATGKLAFTADEAVHRAKAGEKVILIRKETSPEDVDGMHHAAGILTSTGGMTSHAAVVARGWGKCCVVGAGALSIDAKARKVTIGKKTYGPKDVISIDGSTGEIMLGEVKRSTPKLSGDFATVMTWSDQYARLGVRTNADTPADARRAREFGAKGIGLTRTEHMFFEGDRIKAMREMIIAESRPAREKALRKLLPYQRKDFIGIFTAMNGLPVTVRLLDPPLHEFLPHEVKQQRAIARELGVPLKRVQQRISALHEMNPMLGHRGCRLTVTYPEILVMQVTAIVEAAIACKGKKIDAKPEIMIPLVGTRQELAMLRDLTLRTIDEVKANKKFTGDLPIPVGTMIEVPRAALVADQIAEVADFFSFGTNDLTQMTFGFSRDDINSFLPDYLQHGLLEKDPFQSLDQTGVGQLVEVACARGRNTKPTLKLGICGEHGGDPASIVFFHKAGLDYVSCSPFRVPIARLVAAQAAIG, encoded by the coding sequence ATGCCCGCCGGAACGATTGACCGCCCCCGCTCCCGCAAATCGAACGTTTCGTCCGCCTCCGGCGCCCTCGCCGCTCCCGCCAAGATGTGCTACTCCTTCGGGCGGCTGAAGACCGAGGGCAAGGGCGATCAGAAGAAACTGCTGGGCGGCAAGGGGGCCAACCTGGCGGAGATGTCGTCGATCGGGCTGCCCGTTCCCCCCGGCTTCACCATCACCACCGACGTGTGCGCCGCGTATTACGCCAATGGCGAGCGGCTCCCCGCCGGGCTGATGGACGAGGTGCGATCGTGCATCGCCCTGCTGGAGAAGGAAACCGGCAAGACCTTCGGGTCGAACGAGAACCCGCTGCTGGTCTCCGTGCGGTCGGGCGCGGCGGTTTCCATGCCGGGCATGATGGACACGGTGCTCAACCTCGGACTGACGGATGATGCGCTGGCCGGGCTGATTCACGCCACCGGCAACGTGCGCTTCGCGTACGACGCCTACCGCCGCCTCATCAACATGTTCGGCGACGTGGTCATGGGCGTGCATCACGATCACTTCGAGGAGGCGTTCGACAGGGTCAAGCGGAAGTACGGCGCCAAGGAAGACACCGACGTGCCCATCGAGGGCATGCAGCAACTGTGCGAGGCGTACAAGAAGGTCTACCGCGACCACGTGGGCGAGCCGTTCCCGCAGGACCCGTATCGCCAGCTGGAGCTGTCCATCGAGGCGGTGTTCAAGTCGTGGAACGCCCCGCGCGCCATCGCCTATCGGCGCATCAACGAGATTTCCGGCCTCAACGGCACCGCCGTCAACGTGCAGACGATGGTGTTCGGCAACATGGGGCAGGACTCGGGCACCGGCGTGGCCTTCACGCGCAATCCGTCCACGGGCGACAACACCTTCTACGGCGAGTTCCTCATCAACGCGCAGGGTGAGGACGTGGTCGCCGGCATCCGCACGCCCCAGCCGGTGGCGGAGATGCCCCGGTGGAACAAGCAGGTCCACAAGCAACTTCTCGAAATCAAGGACATCCTCGAGAAGCACTACCGCGAGATGCAGGACATCGAGTTCACCATCGAGCGCGGCACGCTCTACATGCTGCAGACGCGCACCGGCAAGCGAACCGGCGCGGCGGCGGTCAAGATCGCCGTGGACATGGTGAAGGAAGGGTTGATCGATGAGAAACTGGCCCTCAAGCGCATTCCCGCCAACGACCTGACGCAACTGCTGCTGCCCAGCTTCTCCGAGTCGGACAAGAAGGGCGCCACCGTGCTGGCCAAGGGTCTGCCCGCCTCGCCCGGCGCGGCCACGGGCAAACTGGCGTTCACCGCCGATGAGGCCGTCCACCGCGCCAAGGCGGGCGAGAAGGTCATTCTCATCCGCAAGGAAACCAGCCCCGAGGACGTGGACGGCATGCACCACGCCGCCGGCATTCTCACCTCCACCGGCGGCATGACCAGCCACGCGGCGGTGGTGGCGCGCGGCTGGGGCAAGTGCTGCGTGGTGGGCGCCGGCGCCCTGTCCATCGACGCCAAGGCCCGCAAGGTGACCATCGGCAAGAAGACCTACGGGCCGAAGGATGTCATCTCCATCGACGGCTCGACCGGCGAGATCATGCTGGGCGAGGTGAAGCGATCGACGCCGAAACTCTCCGGCGACTTCGCCACCGTGATGACCTGGTCGGACCAGTACGCCCGTCTCGGCGTGCGCACCAACGCCGACACGCCCGCCGACGCCAGGCGCGCCCGCGAGTTCGGCGCCAAGGGCATCGGGCTGACGCGCACCGAGCACATGTTCTTCGAGGGCGACCGCATCAAGGCGATGCGCGAGATGATCATCGCCGAGTCCAGGCCTGCGCGCGAGAAGGCGCTCAGGAAGCTCCTGCCTTACCAGCGCAAGGACTTTATCGGCATCTTCACCGCCATGAACGGGCTGCCCGTGACGGTGCGGCTGCTCGATCCGCCGCTCCATGAGTTCCTGCCGCACGAGGTCAAGCAGCAGCGGGCCATCGCCCGCGAACTGGGCGTGCCGCTCAAGCGTGTGCAGCAGCGCATCAGCGCCCTGCACGAGATGAACCCCATGCTGGGCCATCGCGGCTGCCGCCTGACGGTGACCTATCCCGAGATCCTCGTGATGCAGGTCACCGCCATCGTCGAGGCCGCCATCGCCTGCAAGGGCAAGAAGATCGACGCGAAGCCGGAGATCATGATCCCCCTCGTCGGCACGCGCCAGGAACTGGCCATGCTGCGCGACCTGACCCTCAGGACCATCGACGAGGTGAAGGCCAACAAGAAGTTCACCGGCGATCTGCCGATCCCCGTGGGCACGATGATCGAAGTGCCTCGCGCCGCGCTCGTCGCCGATCAGATTGCCGAGGTGGCCGACTTCTTCTCCTTCGGCACCAACGACCTGACGCAGATGACCTTCGGCTTCAGCCGCGATGACATCAACTCGTTCCTGCCCGACTACCTGCAGCACGGGCTGCTGGAGAAGGATCCCTTCCAGTCACTCGACCAGACGGGCGTCGGGCAACTCGTCGAAGTGGCCTGCGCCCGCGGACGGAACACCAAGCCCACGCTGAAACTGGGCATCTGCGGCGAGCACGGCGGCGACCCGGCCTCGATCGTCTTCTTCCACAAGGCCGGGCTGGACTACGTCTCCTGCTCACCCTTCCGCGTGCCCATCGCGCGGCTGGTGGCGGCGCAGGCGGCGATCGGGTGA